The genomic region GCAGCAAGGTGCGCATCGAAACCGAAAATATCGGACTGCTCGAAGGCATCATCCGCTGGAAGCACAATGGCCGTATCGGCGTTCAGTTCGATGTGAATTCGAATGCCCGGGCACAGGTCTCCTCCTATTTCCGCTTTTTCCATAAGGAAATACGGCCGGTGCTGGCGGTGCGTCAGCTTAGAGCCGCGACCAGTGGCGACCGCCCACCTCATTTGGCGACATTGACGCTGAAATCGTAAGGCTGCCCGCTTTTGCGCCGAAGGGAGCGGCGGAGACCGTTCCGGCAGCTACTGTAGACTTGACGTCGATGGCAGCGGCGCGCGATGACGATCCTGCCGATGATCCCGCCTCCGATCGATTTCCGTCGGATGGCTGCACCATAAATTGCATTTTAAAACCACATCGCCTTTGCTAGCGATTGTTTTGCCGTCCTGTCATTTTAGCAGTGTACTCCTCGCCAAATCGTCCTAATTCTGACGGGCCGGACGATGCATGATCCTTCAAGGAGAGTTTCGATGTCTTCCATTTTCGATGCTGGCGTCATGAGCCGCCGTTCCCTGCTCGGCGGTCTCGCCGCGACTTCCGCCCTGGTGCTGCTGCACCCTTTCAGCGCCCGCGCCAGCGCCAACCAGGCGCATCTGCGGCTGATGGAAACGACCGACATTCACGTCAACGTCTTCCCTTATGACTATTACGCCGACAAGCCGAACGACACGATGGGCCTGTCGCGCACCGGGACGATCATCGACAATATCCGCGCCGAGGCCGTCAACTCGCTGCTCATCGACAATGGCGACGTGCTGCAGGGCAATCCGATGGGCGACTACATGGCCTATCAGCACGGCATGAAGGACGGCGACGTCCATCCCGTGATCAAGGCGATGAACACGCTCGGATACACGGTCGGGACGCTCGGCAATCACGAGTTCAATTACGGCCTCGACTTCATGTTCAAGGTGCTGTCGGGCGCAAACTTCCCCTTCGTCTGCGCCAACCTGACCAAGGGCCAACTCGCTTCGGATCCGAAGCAGGACGATCTCTTCTTCAAGCCCTACATCATCGTGGAAAAACAGATCAAGGACGGCGCCGGTAAGGAGAGCCCGGTCAAGATCGGCTTCATCGGCTTCGTGCCGCCGCAGATCATGCTCTGGGATATCAAGAACCTCGAAGGCAAGGCGCAGACGCGCGATATCGTCGAGGCCGCCAAGGCCTGGGTTCCGGCGATGAAGGAAGCCGGCGCCGATATCGTCATCGCGCTCTCCCATTCCGGCATCGACGGTGCCGCGCCCTCCGAAAAGATGGAAAACGCCTCGCTGCATCTTGCCGCCGTCGAAGGGATCGATGCGATCTTCACCGGCCACCAGCATCTCGTCTTCCCCGGCCCGAAGAGCTGGGACGGCATTGCCAATGCCGATCCGGTAAAGGGCACGCTGCATGGCAAGCCCGCAGTCATGGCCGGCTTCTGGGGCTCGCATCTCGGCCTCATCGACCTGCTGCTCGAAAAGGACGGCAACGGCTGGAAGATCGTCGACTTCACCTCGGAAGCACGGGCGATCTTTCATCGCGACGACAAGAAGAAGGTGGTTGCCGACTACGCCGACAAGAAGGATGTGGTCGAAGCCGCCAAGGCCGAGCATGAGGCAACGCTCGCCTATGTCCGCACGCCGGTCGGCAAGACGTCGGCGCCGCTCTATTCCTACTTCGCGCTGGTCGCCGACGATCCTTCCGTGCAGGTCGTCTCCCAGGCCCAGACCTGGTACATCAAGCAGATGCTGGCCGATACCAAGTTCAAGGATCTGCCGGTGCTTTCGGCGGCGGCCCCCTTCAAGGCCGGCGGCCGCGGCGGCGCCGACTATTATACCGACGTCCCGGCCGGCGATATCGCCATCAAGAACGTCGCCGACCTCTATCTCTATCCGAACACGGTGCAGGCTGTCGCCATCACCGGCGCCCAGGTGAAGAACTGGCTGGAAATGTCGGCCGGCATGTTCAACCACATCGACGCCGGCTCGAAGGATGCGCCGCTGCTCAACAGTGACTTCCCATCCTACAATTTCGACGTCATCGACGGCGTGACCTACCAGATCGACCTGTCGCAACCGCCGAAATATGATTCCTCCGGCAAGCCGATCAATCCGGATGCCAACCGCATCCAGAACCTCGCCTTCGACGGCAAGCCGATCGATCCGGCCCAGAAATTCGTTGTCGTTACCAACAATTACCGCGCCGGCGGCGGCGGCAGTTTCCCGGAGATCGCAGCGGACAAGGTGATCTTCCAGGCGCCGGACACCAACCGCGACGTCATCGTCCGCTATATCCACGACCAGGGCACGATCAATCCGTCGGCCGATGCGAACTGGACCTTCAAGCCGCTGCCAGGCACGACGGTGACCTTCGAGAGCGGCCCGAAGGCAAAGCAGTTCCTCGCCGCGGTCAAGAGCGTCAAGATCGAGGATGCCGGCGACGGTGGCGACGGCTTCTCGAAGTTCAGGCTGGTTCTCTAATCGGAAGAAAATTTCGAGGGACGCGCACGCGCGCCTTCCTCATTCTGCCGCGAGCGGGATTGCGGGTTCGCGCAGCTCCGCGATCTGGGCGTGAAAATCCGCCTGGCTCGGACAATGGGTAAGCCGGGTGCGGAACGCGTCGATCATCCAGGTGGCGGCAGGTCCGGGCGGGTTGGCGAGCCGGCGCATCGAATAGATCGGATACTCCCCCTGTTCGTAGGCATCCAGATCGAGATGGATGAGCGCGCCGCTCAGGAGATCGTCATGGATGAGCGACGCCGGAAGTCCGCCCCAGCCAAGGCCGGCCTTGATCAGCTGATGCTTCGTCGAAATATCGCTGACGCGCCATGTTTTGTAGGACAAAACGTTGAAATCGCGCCCCTTCGTCAGGCCCGACGCATCGGTGACGACGAGCTGCACCTCATCGCGCACGTCGCCGAGCGTCAGCGGCCGGTCGAGCCCGGCAAGCGGGTGGTTAGGCGCGGCGACAGGCATCATGAAGGAGTGACCGATCCGTTCGGTGACGACCGAATCGTCCTGCTTCAGAACTGCTCCACCGATGCCGATCGTCGCCTTGCCGCTCATGACCAGATCCATGACCATTCCGAGCTCGCCGACGTTGAGGTTCAGCGAAACCGATGGGAACATCTCGCGGAATTCGTGGAGCACATCAACCACGGCCTTTGACGGCACCATGACGCTAATGGCAACGGAAACCTCCGCTTCGAGCCCTTCCTTCAGGCTCTTGACGCGCGCCCGCATGACCTGCAGGTCGCCGAGGATACGGCGCGCATCCTCCAGCATCGCCCTGCCCGCCTCCGTCAACTTTGGCTGGCGGGCGCCGGAGCGCTCGAAAAGCGGCACTTCAAGCTGCGCCTCCAGATTGGCGATCGTATAGCTGACGACCGACTGAGCTCGGTTCAGCGCCCGCGACGCAGCCGAGAAGCTGCCGGTCTCGGCAACGGTCAAAAACACCTGCAATTGGTCCAGCGTCGGGTTCGGAAGCATATCCATCCATTCCATCGATAGTTTCGATCGACATTATCACCGTTTTTTCGATAGCAAGCCAGACCTATTTTCCGCTTCGAGACTGCGGCTCACCTCCCAAAACGGGCCGACAAATCCAATTCGAAAGGAAATGCACCATGTCGTCCATCCTTCTTCTGACGTCCAGCCCGCGTGCCGAATCGCTCTCGACGCCGATCGCCGTCGAACTCGCCGAGAAGCTGAAGAACCAGAATCCGGGCAGCGTCCTCGTTCGCCGCGACCTTGCCGCCAGCCCGCTGCCGCATATCGACGACCTCTTCACCGGCGCGATCCGCAAGCCGGCCGAGGCCCGCACTGCCGAGGAAGTCGCCGCCGTCAAGACCTCCGACGAACTCGTCAATGAACTCTTTGCTGCCGACACGATCGTCATCAGCACCGGCCTCATCAACTTCAACATCTACTCTTCGCTGAAGACCTGGATCGACAACGTCGCCCGTGCCGGCCTGACGTTCAAATACACGGAAAGCGGCCCGGTCGGCCTGCTCACCGGCAAGAAGGTTTACGTGGTGCTTACCTCGGGCGGCGTCTACTCGCAGGGACCGGCTGCCCCCTTGAACCACGCCGTGCCGTATCTGAAGTCGGTTCTCGGCTTCCTCGGCATCACCGATGTCGAAACCATCTATGTCGAAGGCCTCGCCTTCGGCCCGGAAGCTGCCGAAAAGGCCATCGACGCCGCCAAGTCGCGCGTTCAGGAAATCGCGCTGGCTGCCTGATCGGCTCTCAACGCCTACTGTAGTGCAGCGGCCGGCTTTCGCCGGCCGTTTGTCATTTGTCGATGTCGGCGACAAAATCCCGGATCGTCGCGAGGATTTCGGTCGAGAGATTCTCATCGGCAGAAATCCTGGCAAAGCCGACGCCGCCCGCCATCATCGCGAAAGCCATGATCGCCTTACGTCGCCTTTCGCCCTCGTCCGCTCCCGCAGCCTTGCTTGCCAAAGCTTCGAAATTACGCCTCAGCCCGGCCGTCGCGATCGCCCTCGCCTTCTCGCCGCTGCGGGATAGATCGGAGGTCAGCGCGGCAAAGGGGCAGCCTTCGCCGGGGTTGTCGCGGTGATAGGCGCTGACATAACGATCGGCGATATCGGCCGCAGTCATCTCCGCCGGGTTCACTCCTTCGGCCTCAAGCCCGCGTCCCCATGAATCGAAGGCGAACTGGACTGCCTCGGCGACGAGATCGTCGCGGGAGGCGAAGTGCTTGTAGAAGCCGCCGACAGTCAGCCCGGCTTCCTTCATCAGGTCGGCGACGCCGATACCGTCAAGCCCCTCCTCGCGCAGCCGCCTCGATGCGGTCTCGACGATCTTCTCGTGCGTCTTCTGTTTTTCCAGTTGCGAACGCCCCATCGGATTCTCCCTGCATTGCCTCTTGACTTGCATGGATTACAATCATAATCCTTATAGATAACGATCATAATCCAGATCGTTGTCATTTCCAAGAGGAGCATGCATCATGCGTCTAAGAAACAAGGTCGCCCTGATCACCGGCGGCAACAGCGGTATCGGTCTTGCAACCGCCAAGGTGTTCATCGATGAGGGTGCCAAGGTGGTGATCACCGGCCGCAACCCGGAAACGCTTGCCGCCGCCGAAAAGGCGCTTGGGGCCGGCGTGCTGGCGCTGAAAGTCGACGTCACCGATGCCGCCGCCACCGAGAAGGCTTTTGCGGAAGCTGCCGCAAAGGTCGGCAAGTTCGACATCGTCTTCGCCAATGCCGGCATCGGCGGCGCGACACCGCTCGGTGACACGTCGCCAGAGCAGTTCAATCGGATCATCAGCACCAATCTGACGGCAGTGTTCTTCACCGTGCAATCGGCCCTGCCGCATCTCAACGACAGCGGCTCGGTGATCCTCAACGGCTCGGTGCATGCCGTGCTCGGCGCTCCCGGCTGGTCGGCCTATGCGGCCACCAAGGCTGCGGTGCGCGCGATGACGCGCAATATGGCGTCGGAACTCGCACCGCGCGGCATCCGCGTCAACCAGGTGACTCCCGGCGGCACGAAGACACCGATCTGGTCGCCGATGGCACCCACAGAAGATGCGATGTCGGCGCTCGAGGCTCGCATGGGCGGTCTGAGCCCGCTCGGCCGCATGAGCGAAGCCGACGAAATCGCCAAGGCGGCGCTCTATCTGGCGTCGGACGATTCCGTCAATGTCACCGGTATCGAGATCACCGTCGACGGCGGCATGACAAGTGCGCCGTCCGGCGCCAAGATCTTCCGCGCTGCCTAAGCAAATCGGACCCGGGCAACACCAAACTTGCCCGGGTCCCCATCTTGTTCCAGACTTCGGTTAGTCGCCGAAGGCTTCCTATTTCTCCGCGAAGGACGTTTTG from Rhizobium sp. BT03 harbors:
- a CDS encoding LysR family transcriptional regulator, with the protein product MLPNPTLDQLQVFLTVAETGSFSAASRALNRAQSVVSYTIANLEAQLEVPLFERSGARQPKLTEAGRAMLEDARRILGDLQVMRARVKSLKEGLEAEVSVAISVMVPSKAVVDVLHEFREMFPSVSLNLNVGELGMVMDLVMSGKATIGIGGAVLKQDDSVVTERIGHSFMMPVAAPNHPLAGLDRPLTLGDVRDEVQLVVTDASGLTKGRDFNVLSYKTWRVSDISTKHQLIKAGLGWGGLPASLIHDDLLSGALIHLDLDAYEQGEYPIYSMRRLANPPGPAATWMIDAFRTRLTHCPSQADFHAQIAELREPAIPLAAE
- a CDS encoding PilZ domain-containing protein yields the protein MSHNLKITARKADRKNCRVFGSVKYLNSEVDVRILNLSVTGAALETKTPLHAASGSKVRIETENIGLLEGIIRWKHNGRIGVQFDVNSNARAQVSSYFRFFHKEIRPVLAVRQLRAATSGDRPPHLATLTLKS
- a CDS encoding SDR family oxidoreductase, with product MRLRNKVALITGGNSGIGLATAKVFIDEGAKVVITGRNPETLAAAEKALGAGVLALKVDVTDAAATEKAFAEAAAKVGKFDIVFANAGIGGATPLGDTSPEQFNRIISTNLTAVFFTVQSALPHLNDSGSVILNGSVHAVLGAPGWSAYAATKAAVRAMTRNMASELAPRGIRVNQVTPGGTKTPIWSPMAPTEDAMSALEARMGGLSPLGRMSEADEIAKAALYLASDDSVNVTGIEITVDGGMTSAPSGAKIFRAA
- a CDS encoding TetR/AcrR family transcriptional regulator, encoding MGRSQLEKQKTHEKIVETASRRLREEGLDGIGVADLMKEAGLTVGGFYKHFASRDDLVAEAVQFAFDSWGRGLEAEGVNPAEMTAADIADRYVSAYHRDNPGEGCPFAALTSDLSRSGEKARAIATAGLRRNFEALASKAAGADEGERRRKAIMAFAMMAGGVGFARISADENLSTEILATIRDFVADIDK
- a CDS encoding bifunctional 2',3'-cyclic-nucleotide 2'-phosphodiesterase/3'-nucleotidase; the protein is MSSIFDAGVMSRRSLLGGLAATSALVLLHPFSARASANQAHLRLMETTDIHVNVFPYDYYADKPNDTMGLSRTGTIIDNIRAEAVNSLLIDNGDVLQGNPMGDYMAYQHGMKDGDVHPVIKAMNTLGYTVGTLGNHEFNYGLDFMFKVLSGANFPFVCANLTKGQLASDPKQDDLFFKPYIIVEKQIKDGAGKESPVKIGFIGFVPPQIMLWDIKNLEGKAQTRDIVEAAKAWVPAMKEAGADIVIALSHSGIDGAAPSEKMENASLHLAAVEGIDAIFTGHQHLVFPGPKSWDGIANADPVKGTLHGKPAVMAGFWGSHLGLIDLLLEKDGNGWKIVDFTSEARAIFHRDDKKKVVADYADKKDVVEAAKAEHEATLAYVRTPVGKTSAPLYSYFALVADDPSVQVVSQAQTWYIKQMLADTKFKDLPVLSAAAPFKAGGRGGADYYTDVPAGDIAIKNVADLYLYPNTVQAVAITGAQVKNWLEMSAGMFNHIDAGSKDAPLLNSDFPSYNFDVIDGVTYQIDLSQPPKYDSSGKPINPDANRIQNLAFDGKPIDPAQKFVVVTNNYRAGGGGSFPEIAADKVIFQAPDTNRDVIVRYIHDQGTINPSADANWTFKPLPGTTVTFESGPKAKQFLAAVKSVKIEDAGDGGDGFSKFRLVL
- a CDS encoding FMN-dependent NADH-azoreductase, whose translation is MSSILLLTSSPRAESLSTPIAVELAEKLKNQNPGSVLVRRDLAASPLPHIDDLFTGAIRKPAEARTAEEVAAVKTSDELVNELFAADTIVISTGLINFNIYSSLKTWIDNVARAGLTFKYTESGPVGLLTGKKVYVVLTSGGVYSQGPAAPLNHAVPYLKSVLGFLGITDVETIYVEGLAFGPEAAEKAIDAAKSRVQEIALAA